In Helicobacter pylori Shi112, the genomic window CAAAATGCTATTGAATTACGACTTTTTAGAATTTGTTGATGAGCCACAAAGAAACACTTCTTTGACATCGGCTATTGATAAGGCGTTAGCGGACAAGAAATTAGCTAGACAAAATAAACCTGAAGTTAGGGTGCTTGGTAAGGCTATGCCCTTAAGCAAGTTTTTAGATGCGTTTGGTGAGGAACTCTCACGACTTAAAAACGCAAAAGATACGACTATTAAAGGCTCTACAATTGAAAGCTCTAATCTTATCAGCATTTATAAAAAGATTGCGAGCGGACTACCTTTTGGGACTATCTCTGCGTTTAGACCTTTTAAAAACGATTTTTATAAAGACTTTAAAAAAGAGGAACAAGACGCTCTAGTCTATGCTTATAAGAGCGGAGCAGACCCTAAAAAAGCGGACATAGTAGCCAAATATTGGTTAAGTAAATCGCTAGATTTAGACCCATTCAATCCTATTAAAGTTGAGGATTTCTTTCACCCACAACCTGAAAATGGAAAAGAGACTGGAAAATATAAGAAATACAAGGAGATGATTGAGGACATTTATATAAAACTCTCTAAAACATTGGGTAGAAGCTATGTTGATAACTTTATAAACAACGGAAAAGCCACAATGACAGACTTTATGTCTAGCGATAAATTTGTCAAAAAATACCGCTACACCTATAAAGACAATATGGAAAGGACAAAACATCTAAAAGCATATTTAGATAGTTGGGGAGACTTTGTAGGATATATTCAAGTGATTGGGTATTGGAAAGATAATCTCGAGGACACCCTACTACCTGATAGAGAGACTAGTTTCTTTGTATTCCAAAACGAACCTAGTAGCACATTTGATTTGAAAAATCATCTATTATTGTTGGCACGACTTTTTAATCAAATGGCGATTTGTTATTGCGACAACGCCAAGACTGGCAAAGTGGATTTACTATTAGCGACACAAGAGGATTTTGGTAAAGTGGATTGGACTTTTACAGGCATTACATTCTCCACTTCTATAACCCAATCTATCACACGCTTACACAATAGCGTTTATACATTCTTTAAAAAAGAGGGCAAGGACAATTATGGTGTATTCTTTGATGAGTTAGGTAAGACACAAATTAAGGCGATGAGTATCCCAAAGAATGCTGATGGTTTTTACAGACAACTTGAGAATGGGGTTAGAAGCTTTATTAAAGCAAGGCAATATCATGGCAGTCCTAGAACTTTTGATGTTGATGACATAGAGAAATACGAACTACAAGCTATTAAAGAGCGAGAAAACAGAAAGAAAGTGTTGAATGCTAGTTTTAGACAAAGCTATGAAAATGCACTTAAAGTCAATAACCTTGTCAATGCTATGCTAAAAGGTAAAAAAGTGAGTAAGACACTATTAGCTAAAGCGCTTGCTAACACCACAGACACCGATGCAGGTTATTGCTTTATCTCAGATTTAGCGACACAGCTTAACAATATTAGCCCACGAGTATCTAAAAGCATAATAACCGTTATAGAGCAAGCAGAGGGAGTTAGACTAAATTATGCGTTGATTGATAAGGTTACTTATAACTCGCTCCACAATATTTTGAGTTTCATTTTTGATATTGATAACCCTTTAAGCGACCAAGCGTTTGAGGAGTTAGTGGTTGAAGTCCCAAAAGAAGCGCTAAAGAATGTGAAGTTGCCACAAATTAAAAATGTATTGACAGCTCAAATCTTTGAGGGGGCTTACCACTTTAGGGGTAATGGCTATAAATACCAATACCAAACCGCACCTGAATGGTTGGATATGTTTGAATAGGAAAATTGCTTATAGCGCTAATGCTGTTTTATTGAATGCCGACAACTAAAGCCTTAATTTTTAAAAAATGGGGTTTTAGCCGCTTCATTTTTAATAAAACTCATTAAGGGGATAAGGGTATTTTTATAGCAACTCTCTCTAACCCTCTAATAACGCTTTTTAAAGAATTATCGCTTGATTAAAAACTAAACTCAAGCGTTCTTAATGTAATGCAGAGCGATTTTGAGCGCATTGGTGGCTGCCCCCACTCTTAATTGATCCGCCACGCAAAAGCCGTGCAAAGTTTTCTTATCAAACAAATCCTTTCTCAAGCGTCCAATAAAGGCGCTGTCCGTGTTGCTCGCTTTTAAGGGCGTGGGGTAGAGATTATGGCTAGGTTCATCGCAAACAACCACGCTAGGGGCGTTTTTTAAAACTTCATAGACTTCTTTAAGATCGAATTCTTTTTCAAAAGCGATACTCAAACTCTCGCTATGACTCCTCAATACCGGCACGCGCACGCAAGTCGCGCTGATGGGGAAATCCACGCCCATGATTTTATGGGTTTCATGCACCATTTTTAGCTCTTCTTTCGTGTAACCATTCTCATTAAAAGTATCAATATGAGCGATCGCATTGAAAGCGATCGGGTAAGGGAAAGCCCCGGCTTGCAAGACTTGGCTTAAATCAATAGCAGGGTCTTTTTTTAAACATTCTAAAGCGGTTTTTAACTCATTCTTTAAACTCTCTATGCCCTTATTCCCTGCCCCACTCACGGCTTGATAGGTGCTAACAATAACGCTTTTTATCTTAAAATGAAGGTGTAAGGGGTTTAAAATTTGCGTCATTTGAATGGTGGAGCAATTGGGGTTAGCGATGATATTTAAAGGAGCGTTAAAAATTTCTTTAGCGTTGATTTCAGGCACGACTAAAGGCACTTTTTTATTCAATCTAAAAAAGCTCGTGTTATCAATCACTAAGGCAGTTTTTGCAGCGCTTGTGGCAAATTCCTCGCTCACGCTCCCCCCAGCGCTAAAAAAAGCGATGTCTATTCTTTCTTTTTCAAAAACTTCATGCGTGGTTTCTAAAATCTCATAGTCTTTATGGAAAGCTTTAATCTTTTTACCGGCACTCCTAGCACTAGCGAGCGGGACAAATTTTTTAATCGGGAAAGAAGAATTTTCTAAACCTTTAATCAGCTCTTGCCCTACCGCCCCACTAGCCCCGACAATAGCGACATTATAAGTCTTCATCGTTTTCTCCAATGATTTCAAGGGCTTTTAAAAAACTCAAGCAATTCAACTGCATGCCTGAATGCATGTTTTTCAGGCTTAAGGTTTCGCTTTTAAATTCTTCTTCACCAATGACAGCCACAAACTCATGCCCTTTATGGTTAGCATAAGAAAAGGGTTTTTTGATTTTTTGAGCTTCTGGATAGACTTCACTAAAAATCCCGCTTTGCCTTAAAGACTCCGCTAAGCGGTTTGCATAAGAAAAATACTCTTCATGCATGCAAGCGATTAAGACTTTAGCTTGGGTGGAGCGCTCGTCTAGTAATTGCATTTCACTCAAAGCCACAATCAATCGATCAATCCCAATAGAAGCCCCCACCCCTTGTAAATTCTCTTTAGAAAAATTTTGAGTCAAATGATCGTAACGACCCCCTGAACACACGCTCCCTAAAGACTTCATGCCATTAAGCGTGGTTTCATACACAATCCCTGTATAATACCCTAATCCCCTAGCGATAGAAAAATCAATTTTATACAGGTTTTGAGAAATTTGCAAATCCCCTAGCAACTGGTATAGCCTTTCTAAATCCTGTATGCCCTTTTTCAGATTTTCATTATAGCCTTTCAAATAAGCAATTTTTTCAAAAAATTCCGCATGGCTTAAATCGTTTTGTTTGATTTGAACCATTTCTAAAAGCTCTTTAATGGTGTTTAAATCCAAATCGCACTCTTTTTTTAATTCTTCTTCAACCCCATTTAGGCCAATCTTTTCCAATTTATCCACAATGCGCAACGCTTCATTCACTTGAGAAACGCCAAAATATTCGCATATCCCGTTCAAAATTTTTCTGTGGTTGATAGAGATGCAAAAATCTTCTAAATCCAAGGCTTTTAAAGAAGCGACAATCACTTGAATGATCTCAGCATCGCACACCAAGCTTTCGCTCCCTATAAAATCAAAATCGCATTGCGTAAATTCCCTATAACGCCCTTTTTGCGCCCTTTCGCCCCTAAAGACATTGCCTATAGCGTAGCGTTTGAAGGGCATTCCTAGCGTTTGGTGGTGCAAAGAGACAAAGCGGGCTAATGGCACGGTCAAATCAAACCTTAAAGCCACATCCCTATCCCCATGGTCTTTAAAACGATAAATTTCTTTTTGAATATCACTGCTCGCATCAGGCAATAACACTTCAGCGTATTCCAAATGAGGGGTTTCAATCGGCACAAAACCAAAACTTTGAAACACGACCGAAACTTTAGAAAGCAACTGGGCTTTTTGTATCGCATCTTTAGGCAAGCGGTCTTTAAACCCGCTTAACACTTTAGGGGTGATCATTCCATTTCCTTGTATTTGTATGCTAAAATTTTAGCTTAAAATCTTTAAAAAAGGGCTA contains:
- the asd gene encoding aspartate-semialdehyde dehydrogenase; its protein translation is MKTYNVAIVGASGAVGQELIKGLENSSFPIKKFVPLASARSAGKKIKAFHKDYEILETTHEVFEKERIDIAFFSAGGSVSEEFATSAAKTALVIDNTSFFRLNKKVPLVVPEINAKEIFNAPLNIIANPNCSTIQMTQILNPLHLHFKIKSVIVSTYQAVSGAGNKGIESLKNELKTALECLKKDPAIDLSQVLQAGAFPYPIAFNAIAHIDTFNENGYTKEELKMVHETHKIMGVDFPISATCVRVPVLRSHSESLSIAFEKEFDLKEVYEVLKNAPSVVVCDEPSHNLYPTPLKASNTDSAFIGRLRKDLFDKKTLHGFCVADQLRVGAATNALKIALHYIKNA
- the hisS gene encoding histidine--tRNA ligase; protein product: MITPKVLSGFKDRLPKDAIQKAQLLSKVSVVFQSFGFVPIETPHLEYAEVLLPDASSDIQKEIYRFKDHGDRDVALRFDLTVPLARFVSLHHQTLGMPFKRYAIGNVFRGERAQKGRYREFTQCDFDFIGSESLVCDAEIIQVIVASLKALDLEDFCISINHRKILNGICEYFGVSQVNEALRIVDKLEKIGLNGVEEELKKECDLDLNTIKELLEMVQIKQNDLSHAEFFEKIAYLKGYNENLKKGIQDLERLYQLLGDLQISQNLYKIDFSIARGLGYYTGIVYETTLNGMKSLGSVCSGGRYDHLTQNFSKENLQGVGASIGIDRLIVALSEMQLLDERSTQAKVLIACMHEEYFSYANRLAESLRQSGIFSEVYPEAQKIKKPFSYANHKGHEFVAVIGEEEFKSETLSLKNMHSGMQLNCLSFLKALEIIGENDEDL